TAAAAGCAATTTTGCCTCTAATTTTGGGCTAAAGTTGTTGTTCTGACCTAgtcattttgttttgcttccagtGCTTTGCAGtagaatcctatgcatgtttactgaaAAGTAAGTTCCATGGAGTTGTGGGGtcagtgggtttaggattgccTTTAGTTTAAAGTGATCACATATTTCTTGGAAGGATTTAAGATCCAAAAACAATAGTTGAGATTTGGCACATAATGTCTTGATGCTTTTAATAGTGATTTTCTTACACCTCTTTTTGTTATATAGGTTAATGACAACATGAACCTTGACTTATCAGATGACGAAGAGCTGAGAGAGCAACTAGACATGCATTCTATTATAGTTTCCTGCATTAATGAAGAACCGCTCTTCACAGCTGAGCAGGTAAAGAATGGAAAGCACCCATGCAGCTTTTGATAACTGCACCTAAATACACTTGAAGACAAACTATAGGAATGCAGGAATGTAACCCAAAGTCCAGCCTTTGCTATCATATTGTAATTTTGTTTGGATTTACAAGTATGCTTGCTTTTCATAAAAAGACACAGATGAAATATCAGGAGAAGATTTGCCTCATACGACAATATTTTATATTGAAGGGAAATGCTTAGAAAGTTATCGTTCAGTTTtgaaaatcagccctgaatgtTACGTTGTGTCTTTGATTTTCCAtaactctgtgtttgtgtgtttacttTGAAAGGTGATTGAAGAAATAGAGGAaatgatgcaggaatctccagATCCAGATGATGAAGAAACACCAACCCAGTCAGACCGCCTGTCCTTACTGTCCCAGGAAATTCAAACGCTTAAGAGATCTAGTACAAACCACAATTATGAAGAACGTAAGGAATCCTTCTGTATTTTGCATTTGATTTCCTCTTCTTACAAACTGTTCTACGTTTGAAATAGCATTTCACTTCTATACACACAGTCAGGCATTATTTTCATTAGATGCCTTGATTGCATGATTTGTCTGAAGAGGTCAGAACAGTAAGTCATATGAAGCCAAGGAGTTGTTTCTGATctgtcaaaataaaacattttccagAACACTTTCCTGCATTTTGTCAGgattctttttgctttttttggaaCTTGCCTGATTATAGAATAGTTTGCAATGAGCTGGGATTCTTCTGAAGACCTTTATGCTCCAGCGTACTGCAATGCCATCTTCACATAACAGGGttttgtctaaacaaaataaaataaaaaattccttccattagcaccttagagaccaactaagtttgttcttggtatgagctttcttgtgcatgcacacttcttcagatacactgaaacggaagtcaccacacccttaaatatagtgagggagtggggaggggtattactcagaagggtggtgggaatgggtgatcagttaAAGGCTAATGCCTGCATGGCACTGATCTCAATCTGgatataataaatattataaggaAACTTTTTAAAGCAAATCCCAGTTTGTGTAACATACAAAAGTTTGCCTCATTTACATAAAAGTgatatccctccccccaaaaaagtattttcCAGTATAGAATGATGAACACCTGATTTACTATGTTTCAATTTATGATGTTTGTCTATCTTTTTCTTGGTAGTTTTGCTATGTTGTCCACAGATAAGGCCAAGTAGAAGTGGAAGCAGACTGTATGTGGTTATGTACATGTCTGTAATTCTCTGCAGAAATACAGTCTTGAGGAATTTTAGTTATCCAGGATAACTAAATGTTTTTCTGCCCCATCCTGATAGGAGGCTTTCTCCTCCTATAAGCAACTATTGAGTAGGACAAATGGACATGTTGTCCTTAAAACTGGTGACACCTCTTGAAAATAACATTTCAATTCTTCtggtcagtagtcagggatgatgcaagtaGTCCAACAGCACTTGGAAGGTGATAGCTTGTCCACCCCTGATACACACCATCATATGTGAAGTGAGTTACAGTTGCAGAAGAGTGTTTCACCATAAGTTCATAGATTTGACAGCTGTTGCTCTTTGGGTGCATTTGTTAGGAGCAAAGTACTGGATTTATGCTGTTTTTGATACACATTATTATATGCAAcataattttttgttctgtttggaAAACAGGTGTGAAAAATCTATCTGTGACAGAATTAAATGATCTGTTAGAAGAGATTGAGACCGCCATCAAGGACTACTCTGAGGAGCTAGTACAGCAGTTGGCACTACGAGATGAGCTGGAATTTGAGAAGGAAGTAAAGAACAGCTTCATCTCTGTCCTTATTGaagtacaaaacaaacaaagagaacagaaggaaatggccaagaagaaaaagaaactgaaaaatgGCAGTCCTCAGAATGGCAAGCAAGAGAGGGGTCATATGCCTGGAACAGTAAGAACATTGTCTTTTGTgtctgtatatataaaccacatttaTAATTTTAACTCTAGTTGATCACTTTCTATCTACATCTTACTTCTTAAAGTATATACAGCTCCTGTCTTTCTGGTTGCCATTATTGAATCTCATAGCTTCTGATTGGCAACTATGACTTCATCAAACTGTAACAGTTATACATTTACAGTGGGTTCTTTTCAACATAGTACTAATCCTTGCAATAGTACAACCATTTAGTCAAATACTTAGAGAAGTTGTACTCCTTATGGATAAACACTGCACTTATTCTGTTCTAGGGAATGCATACATGCTTTGTTTTACTTCCTTGAGCAACTTGTAAGGAGTAAAGAGGAATGCCCTGGAAATTCAGAAAATGATGGAAACCTTTCAATCTAAAATCTAGAAATCCGAAGTACAGAGTCTTGGTAGTAATTTTCCATTAGAGTGATTACAGAAATGGAATAGAAGTTAAGTTGTTCACAAGGATGCAGAACTGTTGGACAGATTTCAGTAACTGTCATTGCAATAGCATACATACCCTTTCTCATATAAAGTTTCCCACATACCCCATCTCCTTTCATTAGCCTTCTTTTTTCTCAATTCTGTATGTCTTCTATGTCCTGCTTAAGCCTCTGTCTCCTCCAGTTGCTCAGGGATCACGCATTATTTTGCCAGTGTTGTCATCAGCATGCAGAGGCCCCTCAAAACCCTTTTCCAGGTACACTACAACTTAAAGATGCTGGAGTACTTACCACATACAGTGCATCCTCTTAATGTCAGGGACTTTGGGGGACCAGAAAGATCCTGCCACAGATTTTAGTAAGATCTATGCTaagtaggattgcactgtagtTGTCAAGTAAGCTTTGCCTCATTGCATTAtatcttcattaaaaaaagaaaaggctaggGAGTAAGTGCTTAATGAAATATATTTATGAAGGACTTCATGTATAAATAATGCTGCCATAAAAAGTACAGAACACTTTTAATAGTAAATGCATAAATAACAGCATTAATAGACTCTGTATTGGCCAGGAGATTGGTTAGTCATAAGCTTTGTTAATTTTAGGAATAGGAACATGTACCATAAAGTGACTGTCATTTTAAAGGTCAGTTGGCTCCAGAGAGAAGTATACAGATGCTCAAACATCATGTGCTAGAGCATCAAGGAGTTTCTAGTTGAACGCTAGTGATGTTTCTGAGGCACAATCTTTTTCTCTACCTTTGTTCACACGTATCATGTGTGCCATTTATGTGTGATGCAGTCCGCATGTCTTTTTACTTGAGTACAGTATCCCAAGTTCAAAAAGTGGTCCTAATCGTAAGTGGTACAAAGGATGATAGAGGTCGTGGCATTGCACAGGGCCTTGTAGCCTGCTTATCTATGAGAGGGGCTTGAGGAGATGCAGGAGGACAGCTGTGAGCTGCCCCTAAATGCCTGCCCCTTTTGCAACCTCCTTATGCTGCTGTTCGTAGTAAAAAGGTCTGTTGGTATGCAACTTCTCTTTCTGCTCCCCTTTTCAGCCGAGGCAAGAGCAGTTTTGAGAGGGGTGCTCAAGGATTTCCAGCTGCAGTTTGACTGCAAAGGATGGTGGAACTAAAAATGCTCTATGAGATGAACATTGGTATACAAAACAACTGGGTTTGGAACAAGAGGGGGCAGgacattttcagcctgagggccacattccattagAGGGTGGAGCTGGAGGTGAAACAATTAATATAAATATGATATAGTAAGCTAGTTTTTAATCACATTTGcatacccctctctatcctccattagGACAAGCAGGAGGTATTATCAGTGCTCAAgtgcacatttcagccaggcaaaaaacacatGGGGTGCtaagcagggccagtgagtggTGTGGCCTAGGAAAAGTGCCAAGTGCcaaatagagaggcctggagggctgcatttggcccccaagcctgagattccccacctgTGGGTCGTAAAATAGAAACTAAGCTGATGTGTGAACCAAATGCAATGGTCCCTGTGCACCTGCACATTTTTGGGCTGCATTCAAAGCCGTCAAAACAGATGGTTGGTTTTATTCATGTTGTAATCATTAATTACTTTTTTGTGTCAGTGGGGAGGTCAGAACAGAGAAAGGTAGAATACAAACACGTGACTCTCACTGTTGTCAAACCATGTTAGGGGTTACACATGCAGACCTTACCCAGTACCAAGCTCCCCATGTACATTCACATGTGCTATACACACAGCACCCTTTTAAATGCAAGGGATCCAGTCAAGAAGGTGACTTACCAGTGGGACTtgtttttacatgtttttaattATACAACTAAGTATAAGTTTTTTTATATCTTAGGTTTTAAGTGTTGTTCTTTTTTCTACATGCTGGATATTAATTTAATGGTTGGTGTAAATAAAGTAAAAGAATAGCTACTATAGCAAGGGTGAGCAACTGGATTCATCCagagggccagatccagaagtAGTGAACCCTCCACAGGTTAGCTTGACAGGTGGGCAAACATCAGGTGCCTGAAGCTTTAGGCTGTGGCTGCAAACAAGTCTGTTTTATGACATTTAGCATCTCACATAATTCATGTAGAAAACACTTTGGTATCAGGCCTGTGTTTATAAAATTGTACTCATGGTCCTATTTCTAAATTCTTTAGTTTTCTTTTGCTAAAGAACTAAATATTGAAAAAGTAAGCTTTTCCTCACTTGCATTTATTCATTCCTAACAGCTTGTCTCTGTCATTTACCTTGCTTGCATCTTTAGTAAATCCTAACTAATAGCTTTTAAATTTTTCTGttctcccttcccttttccctcctGCCATGTTCTTGCTCCCTATAGCGGTTCAGCATGGAAGGGATCTCAAATGTTATTCAGAATGGCTTCCGTCAAACGTTTGGAAACTCAGGTGGAGAAAAACAGGTGCTGGGCTATCCTCTGACGCTTTGATTTTTCCTTGTGCTATCCTTTCTGTCTTTATATAAATCAAGGCCTTAAAAAGCTGCCAGCAGTAGCATTTTCAGACTACAAGTGATCaccagaggggggaggggatatTAGCATTCTCACTCGCGTCTTCTCTGCCTTCAAGGCTATGATTTGTTTGCAAAGGTTTTATTTCCTCGGTAGTTAAAGAGCAGACAAGCCTTGATATGCAGCACAGAAAAATTGCAGCAAATGAACAATTTCCCTCTAGGGTTCATTTAAcctctgaaaataaaatataggCATCAGCATAATACATACTTGGAATGAACTGCGTGCATAAGAAATCAGCAGCAGAAGGTCATGTCAGCTTAAATACTTCAGCacaagaagaaagaaatgcaCGAAAATAGTATATAGTAAATAAGTCTAGCAATTTCCAATATGTTTAAAGCCTCTTTATTATGGATTCTAAAATATCATGTATTTCCTTGGACAATTTTCCTTGGACAATTTATTTTAAGCAAATATATGTGTAATCCGCAATCCAAAGGGATATTAAATGCCATACTGTAAATAGTTCAATACTTTTTTTTCTccaaacaatttattattattatgttttatatccCAATGTCAGATTGCTAGACTGTAATATAGTATTGAAAAGGTATGTCTATACAATCTTACCATAatcagggggtggactagatgaccctaggggtcccttccaactctacagttatgtGGTTCTGTTGAAGAAGTGTGTATATAGAGTAGTGATCAAAAACTGCCACTATATAGTATTGACACAAATGACCTGAAAGTactaggtgtgtgtgtgattttggcTGGCTTTTATGATCAGGCATATTTGTTTTAGATCAGGCCCACAGCTAGTGCTGCTatgcaaattttcatgaggatcaaATTGTTTAAAAGAcaagatacacatttttttttactaaacacattcccattttaaaaatctcAGACAGAACATGTTCTTCTATATTTGTACAGGCTTTAGATATAGGTAACAAAAACAATTCTGAGACAGATGGTATAAGACAAGGTAACTTCCTATGTACGTATTACATAGTCTGTGGTTATCttttaaacaatattaaaatcattGGACAGCTTCTCTTTGCAGTTAGCACCACTTAGCATAAACATTGGAGTGACTAGTGACAATAGGATTTGGAGAGGGTAGAATCTAATGTTGACCAGCCCTCATCTTGGAGAGTCCTGAAGAGAGGCTGCGAACATTAGGGTTGAGAACTCTTTAAATCCTGGTTCCGTAAAGAATATGGAAGGTAGAAGAGCAGTGTGATGCTGATAAAAACAAGGTTGAAGGTTCAATCCCGGTATGGGACACCtgcataatagagttggaagggaacctgaggatcatc
Above is a window of Lacerta agilis isolate rLacAgi1 chromosome 3, rLacAgi1.pri, whole genome shotgun sequence DNA encoding:
- the FEZ2 gene encoding fasciculation and elongation protein zeta-2 isoform X1, whose product is MAAAAASQRDPAGDWQDFSGFQPPAEESGCTEAPAACREGGSWGDGGGGNDLAAQLPLCFQAPPPSCAEGEARVPPRPLSDQNALHEDEIWNALTDNYGNVMPVDWKSSHTRALHLPTLNLSEKGVNDNMNLDLSDDEELREQLDMHSIIVSCINEEPLFTAEQVIEEIEEMMQESPDPDDEETPTQSDRLSLLSQEIQTLKRSSTNHNYEERVKNLSVTELNDLLEEIETAIKDYSEELVQQLALRDELEFEKEVKNSFISVLIEVQNKQREQKEMAKKKKKLKNGSPQNGKQERGHMPGTRFSMEGISNVIQNGFRQTFGNSGGEKQYLTTVIPYEKKSGPPSVEDLQTLTKILHAMKEDSEKVPSLLTDYILKALV
- the FEZ2 gene encoding fasciculation and elongation protein zeta-2 isoform X2, encoding MAAAAASQRDPAGDWQDFSGFQPPAEESGCTEAPAACREGGSWGDGGGGNDLAAQLPLCFQAPPPSCAEGEARVPPRPLSDQNALHEDEIWNALTDNYGNVMPVDWKSSHTRALHLPTLNLSEKGVNDNMNLDLSDDEELREQLDMHSIIVSCINEEPLFTAEQVIEEIEEMMQESPDPDDEETPTQSDRLSLLSQEIQTLKRSSTNHNYEERVKNLSVTELNDLLEEIETAIKDYSEELVQQLALRDELEFEKEVKNSFISVLIEVQNKQREQKEMAKKKKKLKNGSPQNGKQERGHMPGTYLTTVIPYEKKSGPPSVEDLQTLTKILHAMKEDSEKVPSLLTDYILKVLCPT